The genomic region GATCCGCAGATCGAATAAGTCTTGTATAAAATACCTCAGGCTTTACATCATTAATTTTATCCCACTCTCCTTTGTTGACGCTAACCATCTTACCTCCACTATTCGAAAAACCCCCGTTACTTAAAAAGTATGGAGGATCAGCAATAATTACATCCACTGAATTCGAGGGGAATCTTTGCATACACTCAAACGTGTCACTACAGATCAATTTAACTAGTTCATCTTTGTAAACTTGTTTCATAATAATCACCACCTATTAAACCTATACACATTACTGCTTCATTTTTTTCATACTTAAGAAGTTTATTCTTGAGGTGCCCTGTCTTACCAATACTATTAAAGAAAATTAGAATTTAAATGAAGAAACAAAGTCCTTCAGGTCTCGAATAACACTATTAAATCCCCCTATTTTGGTGTATCATTATACAAACATACGTTTTATATAGAGGTGAAAAAAATGAATAAGAACCCACTTGTTAAGCCATTCGTGAAGTGGGCTGGTGGCAAACGTCAATTAATCCCCCAAATAACAAAGTATATGCCAAAAACTTTTGGAAGGTACTACGAACCTTTTGTTGGTGGAGGTGCTGTCTTTTTTCAACTGCAGTATAATAAATCTACTATTAATGACTTCAATACTGAACTTTTCCTTGCATATAATGCTGTTAGGGATAACATCGACGAATTAATTAGCAACTTAAAAATTCACGAAGCAAATACCAGTAGTGACTATTATTATGAAGTTCGTGAGTGGGATAGAAATGGAATTATTGATACCAAATCAAATGTTGAACGTGCTGCTCGTTTTATATTTTTGAATAAAACCGGATTTAATGGCTTATTCAGAGTTAATAGTCAAAATCAAATCAACACACCCTATGGTAAATATAAAAACCCAGCAATCGTTAATGAGATAGTTCTACGACATGTAAGTAAATTTTTAAATAAATCAACTATCAAAATTATCAACGGCGACTTCGAAGATGCTGTCAAAGGGGCAAGAAGGGGAGATTTTATATATTTTGATCCTCCATACGCCCCAATGGTCAATGATCGGCAAAGCTTTGTAGGCTACACATTAAACGGTTTTGGCGCAGATGAACAAGAGCGTTTACGAGATCTTGTAGATCGTCTGACTGCCAAAGGCGTTAAAGTAATGCTCAGTAACTCCTCTGTCCCTTATATCCATGAAATTTATGCTAATTATAAAGATACAACTGTAATTGTGCCGGCATCTCGTAGTATAAATTCAAAAGCAACAGGCAGAGGTAAAGTGGATGAAGTTTTAATCATGAACTATAACTACCTTGATGAAAATTAATCTAATAGAGGGATTGTTATGACAAAAGCAAATGACGCTTGGACTCAATTATTTGATAAGTATCATATTCTAGATCAAATAGATACTAATGGTATTTTTAATATCTCCGCAAAACAAATCAAAGAATTCTATGAACCTAGACTAATAACAAAGTATGATTGGTCATCTAGTTTACCCGAGTTATTTAAGAAAAATAAGTTAGTAATACTACCTTCCTCACGTGGAACATATACAATCGGTAGATTCAAAGCATACCAGAAATTAAAATATGAAAATATACGACCAATCGTTAAAACTCTCCCTTCTTGGGTAAGTACTTGGGACTCGTTTGGTATTACATCAGAAGCAGTAGCTTTAAATGTCGCAAAAGCCTCAGGTATGATTGATCACATCCTAATGAGCGATCAAAATTTCCCCGCTATTGATACAATAACAGGTCGCCTAAAATCCGGTGATTTAAATTACAAAATTGCTCAAAGAGACGGTTCTTTATACGATTTTCATGTTGCTAATGCTCAGGTAGAGATTGATGCAGGCTTTGAAAGCTTTGATAAACTGGCTATCGTTGAGGCGAAAACCCACATACCTGAAGATTTCATTATTCGTCAACTCTATCATCCTTTTCGTGTTTATAATACTTTAGGAACACAAAAACCAGTCATTCCTCTATACTTTACTTTTGCTGATGATATATATACTTTTTATCAATATGATTTTACTGATGTCAATAATTACTCATCTATTAAAAAGGTTGAACAATACTCTTTTATATTAAATCGAACCTTAAACCTAAATTCAGATGTAGTAAAACAGATATCTCACCAAAGCCCCATGCTTCCAGAATCAACAGAAATCGTATATCCTCAAGCCAATACATTTCAAACAGTTTTAGATATGATGCAGTATTTAGCTACTCCTATTGATAAAAAAACTCTTGCTGAAAAATTTAATTTCGATGTTCGGCAAAGTGATTACTATGCAAATTCTCTTAGGTTCTTAGGGTTAGCAAAAAGGGAACATAGTAAGTATGTATTAACTGATTTAGGTCAATCAATCAATATTTTACCCAACTCTGACTTCCGCAATGAAAAAATTATTAGACAAATACTTAGCCATATCACTTTTAAACTCGTTTTTGACTCCTATTTAAAAAATAATGGCGAATCTGATGATTCCTATATCGATAGTGTCCTCGCAGAATATGTACCAAATATTAGTGGAAAAACTATTCCTCGTAGACGTAGTACAGTGAAACAATGGATTAGTTGGATTTTTTCAGTAATTGAATAGTATTAGCATCCCAAACTATAATTCCTATAATTAACAATACCTATTTTTAGAATCCGGCGTATATTTTAAAGCGTCACTATTCGTTTAATTGAGTCTTGCACCAGTAGGGCGTTTTTATACTTTTAATCTCCAAAAAAATCCGTATAAGTAATAACATAATCCTCAAAAACCACAAAAAAACGGCCCCGTTTAGGGACCGTTTTTTATCCATTAAGTTAGCGGATTTTCATCCATCGCTGGTAAATATCTACCTGCCAATCCGGCAATCAGTGTTAAGAAGCCAACGCTAATCAGACCGGCTAGGTGAATTAACTGACTGGTGGTGTCCGACATTGCGACACTGCCACTGATTTGAGCAATCACGGTCGTCATGTCTTGTTGCCGCATTACGGCTAAGCCCATCAAGCCAATAATCAAGATAAATTGCATCAGGATACTACCTAGATACGTATTCCGATATTTAACGATTAAGGTTTGCGCGGGCGTTGTGACACCGGTGTAATAAGCGCGGTGATTCAAAAGAATGCTGTTAGCACTGCCAAAGAAACTAATTAATAAGATGCCTAATAAAATTAGATGCGGCGTAATCATCAACCAAGCACCCACCACAAAACCCAGTAGTTGGACTTTTAAATCTGATAACTTCGAAAAGCGCCCTTGCACGCTCTTTCGAATAACTTGGGCTAGAATCATCCCCGCACCGTAAGTAACATAGGCCCCTATCATCAAGCCCTGATTTTGGATCGCGACAAATATATAGAGCATTAAGAACGTTTCAAACGCCCCGTTAATTAAGGCCGCAATCAAGAGCCAACCTGGCATCTTCGTTTTAGTACCACGCGTGATGATCACCCGCAAGACTAGCGCGACTAAACCAATGACAGCAACGGTAATTAATAACCAGACAAATCGGGCTTCAAAAAGGCGCAGATATCTCAGCGCAAAAGCCATCGCGGTTGCCCAGACAAATAGTTCCAAGTTATTAAGTGATTTGGTTTGTGCGACAAATACTGATTCATCAAGTTGCTTCACAAATGGTTCGAAGCGTTGCATCCCGACAAAGCCAATCAATACAAATAGCATGATAACAATAAAGACTAACCGATATGAAAAATGACTAGCGATGGTCAATAGACCAACTGTTACTAAGCTAAAAGCCAATAACGTTTTAATTTCGGTCCCCATCAGATGCCATTTCCAGACTACCCGCTCGTGATAATAAACACCTTCATAGGTCGGCATAATCACACTGGCGCTGGCGCCCAAAATAAAGGCCGCAATATCCGTTAAATATAACCACGGCGAAATGGCTAACACGAATAAGGCCCCAGCAGCTAATAACATGCTGATACTGGTTATTTTAAACGAATTCTGCACGTGACCCAGACTATTCACGAATAATAAGCCAGTTTTCAACGCGGTATAAAATAAGATATACGGCATATAGGATGCCGCGGTATGACCGCTATGTAACATCGTTAAGCCAATCAGCGGTAAGATCTGAATCAGTTTTGCAACCGCAAAAACGAGCCCTTGTTTGATTTTTTCACTGGTTTCTAATTGTTTACCATTTACCATCAATCATCCCTACTTCCATTGACTAGATGGTACCTTATATTGCGCCTAATTTCAAAGACCTGACGTTAAAAGCCTGAATTATTGCACAAAAAAACACCGTAAGTTGTCGAAACAATTTGCGGTGTTTTTAATTGAGAATCTATTCCCATTCCACTGTTGAAGGTGGCTTGCTCGTGATATCGTACACGATACGGTTGACGTGATCGACTTCGTTAACGATTCGCACAGAAACCTTTTGCAAGATATCCCATGGAATACGTGAGAAGTCGGCTGTCATGCCGTCGATTGAGTTAACAGCACGGATACCAACTGTGTAGTCGTATGTCCGGCCATCACCCATGACACCCACACTACGGATGCCTGGTAAGACTGTAAAGTATTGCCATACGGTTTTATCTAAACCAGCGAGTGCAAATTCTTCACGAAGAATTAAATCACTATCGCGGACAATCTTCAATTTATCTTCAGTCACTTCGCCAAGGACACGAATACCAAGGCCAGGACCTGGGAATGGTTGGCGCCATACGAGTTCATATGGCATGCCTAATTTTTCGCCAAGGTCACGAACTTCATCTTTAAATAATGTATTTAAAGGTTCAATTAAGCTAAATTGCATGTCTTCTGGTAAACCACCAACGTTATGATGTGATTTGATGGTTGTCGCAGTACTTGTACCACTTTCAATAATGTCAGTGTATAAAGTCCCTTGCGCTAAGAAGTCAATCCCGTTTAACTTAGTTGCTTCTTCGTCAAACACTTGGATAAATTCGTTACCAATGATCTTCCGTTTCTTTTCTGGATCAGAAACGCCAGCGAGTTTGCTCATGAAACGTTCTTTAGCGTCAACTTGGATGATGTTCAAGCCAAATTTACCGCCAAGGCTTTCCATAACTTGTTCAACTTCGCCTTTTCTGAGTAAGCCGTGATCAACAAAGATGCTGACCAATTGGTCGCCAATTGCGCGGTGTAATAACACCCCAACAACAGAAGAATCAACACCACCTGAAAGACCAAGAAGGACTTTCTTGTCACCGACTTGTTCGCGAATCTTTTCGATTTGCATGTCGATGAAATCGTTCATTGTCCAGTTGTCTTGGGCCCCACAGACGCCAAATGCAAAGTTCTTCAAGATATCGTTCCCAAATTCAGTGTTTTGCACTTCAGTATGGAATTGAATCCCGTAAATATGTTTGTCGCGGTTTTCAATTGCTGTAAATGGTGTATTATCACTTTC from Latilactobacillus sakei subsp. sakei DSM 20017 = JCM 1157 harbors:
- a CDS encoding DNA adenine methylase, whose protein sequence is MNKNPLVKPFVKWAGGKRQLIPQITKYMPKTFGRYYEPFVGGGAVFFQLQYNKSTINDFNTELFLAYNAVRDNIDELISNLKIHEANTSSDYYYEVREWDRNGIIDTKSNVERAARFIFLNKTGFNGLFRVNSQNQINTPYGKYKNPAIVNEIVLRHVSKFLNKSTIKIINGDFEDAVKGARRGDFIYFDPPYAPMVNDRQSFVGYTLNGFGADEQERLRDLVDRLTAKGVKVMLSNSSVPYIHEIYANYKDTTVIVPASRSINSKATGRGKVDEVLIMNYNYLDEN
- a CDS encoding type II restriction enzyme, giving the protein MTKANDAWTQLFDKYHILDQIDTNGIFNISAKQIKEFYEPRLITKYDWSSSLPELFKKNKLVILPSSRGTYTIGRFKAYQKLKYENIRPIVKTLPSWVSTWDSFGITSEAVALNVAKASGMIDHILMSDQNFPAIDTITGRLKSGDLNYKIAQRDGSLYDFHVANAQVEIDAGFESFDKLAIVEAKTHIPEDFIIRQLYHPFRVYNTLGTQKPVIPLYFTFADDIYTFYQYDFTDVNNYSSIKKVEQYSFILNRTLNLNSDVVKQISHQSPMLPESTEIVYPQANTFQTVLDMMQYLATPIDKKTLAEKFNFDVRQSDYYANSLRFLGLAKREHSKYVLTDLGQSINILPNSDFRNEKIIRQILSHITFKLVFDSYLKNNGESDDSYIDSVLAEYVPNISGKTIPRRRSTVKQWISWIFSVIE
- the guaA gene encoding glutamine-hydrolyzing GMP synthase yields the protein MQDFDKIIVLDYGSQYNQLITRRIREFGIFSELLPNTTTAAEIKKIAPKGIIFSGGPMSVYDDGAFSVDPEIFELGIPILGICYGMQLISFKNGGNVEASTEREYGKAEITVTDKDSDLFKGLPEKQTVWMSHGDKVTAIPEGYVTVAESDNTPFTAIENRDKHIYGIQFHTEVQNTEFGNDILKNFAFGVCGAQDNWTMNDFIDMQIEKIREQVGDKKVLLGLSGGVDSSVVGVLLHRAIGDQLVSIFVDHGLLRKGEVEQVMESLGGKFGLNIIQVDAKERFMSKLAGVSDPEKKRKIIGNEFIQVFDEEATKLNGIDFLAQGTLYTDIIESGTSTATTIKSHHNVGGLPEDMQFSLIEPLNTLFKDEVRDLGEKLGMPYELVWRQPFPGPGLGIRVLGEVTEDKLKIVRDSDLILREEFALAGLDKTVWQYFTVLPGIRSVGVMGDGRTYDYTVGIRAVNSIDGMTADFSRIPWDILQKVSVRIVNEVDHVNRIVYDITSKPPSTVEWE